One genomic region from uncultured Subdoligranulum sp. encodes:
- a CDS encoding GDSL-type esterase/lipase family protein encodes MADFYTYRNEFARRRRKRRAVLVLVILLALLCAAAGWFWHQKQGTAEDTPASTATPAVTATPEQSATPQPAAATGKSPERILQAVDTATWNTSTAVAQTIDTEYLNTDHRMIGVPMLGTVTNQYFDTVTFVGDSIASGLGIYTTGYPNAHYATYIGAGVNSFVNNTTMKNAVTNIEETPMETIVASQPDYVYILVGTNNLVTQGNEESFLAFYERLIDMLREQLNPGVIYYIQAIPGVQETVVQSKPGLDNARIATVNDLLANLALRKGCYFVNIREVLTNPADGSQIDDYQTADGVHFTPSGYRAWAEYLATHTVWNRRSLYSGQNPYYIYGA; translated from the coding sequence ATGGCTGATTTTTATACCTACCGCAATGAATTCGCCCGGCGCCGCCGCAAACGCCGCGCGGTTTTGGTTCTGGTCATTCTGCTGGCGCTGCTGTGTGCGGCGGCCGGCTGGTTCTGGCATCAGAAACAGGGCACGGCAGAGGACACGCCGGCTTCCACGGCCACGCCCGCCGTTACGGCCACGCCGGAGCAGTCCGCCACGCCCCAGCCCGCAGCGGCCACCGGAAAATCCCCGGAGCGCATCCTGCAGGCTGTGGATACCGCCACCTGGAATACCTCCACGGCGGTGGCACAGACCATCGACACCGAATATCTCAATACCGATCACCGGATGATCGGCGTCCCCATGCTGGGCACCGTCACCAACCAGTATTTTGATACGGTCACCTTTGTGGGGGACAGCATCGCCTCGGGCCTGGGTATCTATACCACCGGTTACCCCAACGCCCACTATGCGACCTATATCGGCGCGGGTGTCAACAGCTTCGTCAACAACACCACGATGAAGAATGCCGTCACCAATATCGAGGAAACGCCCATGGAGACCATCGTGGCCAGCCAGCCCGACTATGTCTATATCCTGGTGGGCACCAACAACCTGGTGACCCAGGGCAACGAGGAGAGTTTCCTGGCTTTCTATGAGCGTCTGATCGACATGCTGCGGGAACAGCTGAACCCGGGGGTTATCTACTACATCCAGGCGATCCCCGGCGTGCAGGAGACCGTTGTGCAGTCCAAGCCAGGACTGGACAACGCCCGCATTGCCACCGTCAATGATCTGCTGGCCAATCTGGCGCTGCGGAAGGGCTGCTATTTTGTCAACATCCGCGAAGTGCTGACCAACCCGGCGGACGGCAGCCAGATCGACGATTATCAGACAGCGGACGGTGTGCATTTCACGCCCTCGGGCTACCGCGCCTGGGCGGAGTATCTGGCCACCCACACGGTGTGGAACCGCCGCAGCCTGTACAGCGGACAAAATCCCTACTATATTTACGGAGCATAA
- the glgA gene encoding glycogen synthase GlgA: MKILYAASEAAPFAKSGGLADVAGALPKALVKDGIDCRVVMPLYGDLKFKDTLTYVTNFSVPVGWRSQYCGLFKAERDGVVFYFIDNEYYFKRSGLYGFYDDGERFAFFSRAILEMLFYTDFEPDIINCNDWQTALTPVYLNLYYRHLDKFSRIKTVFTIHNIAYQGKYGLDILEDTCGIGARDAHVVEYDGCANFMKGAIETADKVTTVSPTYAQEILDPWFSHGLDGLLRQKQYKTCGILNGIDVDVFNPATDPDIAKNYDVNTVAEGKAVCKAALQDEMNLHKDGSPVMAMVTRLVGHKGVDLVRAIAEGLLQQGIELVVLGSGEAQYENFFNELCARNPGRVGVYIGFNAHLAQRIYAGADMFLMPSRSEPCGLAQMVSCRYGTIPIVRETGGLKDSIHDSGDGFGNGFTFANYNAHELYEACWRAKEGYWQKDGWPILVRRAMECDFSWANSAKSYEGLYNEVVNLW, encoded by the coding sequence ATGAAAATTTTATATGCGGCCAGTGAGGCTGCTCCGTTTGCCAAGTCCGGCGGTCTGGCGGATGTGGCGGGCGCGCTGCCCAAGGCACTGGTCAAGGACGGGATCGACTGTCGCGTGGTCATGCCCCTGTACGGCGATCTGAAATTCAAGGATACCCTGACCTATGTCACCAACTTCAGCGTGCCGGTGGGCTGGCGCAGCCAGTACTGCGGCCTGTTCAAGGCGGAACGGGACGGTGTTGTCTTCTATTTCATCGACAACGAGTATTACTTCAAGCGCAGCGGCCTGTACGGCTTCTACGATGACGGCGAGCGGTTCGCCTTCTTCTCCCGCGCCATTCTGGAGATGCTGTTCTACACCGACTTTGAGCCGGATATCATCAACTGCAACGACTGGCAGACGGCTTTGACGCCCGTCTATCTGAACCTGTATTACCGTCATCTGGACAAGTTCAGCCGCATCAAGACGGTGTTCACTATCCACAACATTGCCTATCAGGGCAAGTATGGTCTGGACATTCTGGAGGACACCTGCGGCATCGGCGCGCGGGATGCCCACGTGGTGGAGTATGATGGGTGCGCCAACTTCATGAAGGGCGCCATCGAGACGGCCGACAAGGTCACCACCGTCAGCCCGACCTATGCCCAGGAAATCCTGGATCCCTGGTTCAGCCACGGACTGGACGGTCTGCTGCGCCAGAAGCAGTACAAGACCTGCGGCATCCTCAACGGCATCGACGTGGATGTCTTCAACCCCGCCACCGATCCCGATATTGCCAAGAACTACGACGTGAATACCGTTGCGGAGGGCAAGGCTGTCTGCAAGGCCGCCCTTCAGGACGAGATGAACCTGCACAAGGACGGCAGCCCCGTCATGGCCATGGTCACCCGACTGGTGGGCCACAAGGGCGTGGACCTGGTCCGCGCCATCGCCGAGGGCCTGCTGCAGCAGGGCATCGAACTGGTGGTGCTGGGTTCCGGCGAGGCACAGTACGAGAACTTCTTCAATGAACTCTGCGCCCGCAATCCGGGCCGTGTGGGTGTGTACATCGGATTCAATGCCCATCTGGCCCAGCGCATCTACGCCGGCGCCGACATGTTCCTGATGCCTTCCCGCTCGGAGCCCTGCGGCCTGGCGCAGATGGTTTCCTGCCGGTACGGCACCATTCCCATCGTCCGGGAGACCGGCGGCCTGAAGGATTCCATCCACGACTCCGGAGATGGCTTCGGCAATGGCTTCACCTTCGCCAACTACAATGCCCATGAACTGTATGAGGCATGCTGGCGCGCCAAGGAGGGCTACTGGCAGAAGGACGGCTGGCCGATCCTGGTCCGCCGTGCCATGGAATGCGACTTCAGCTGGGCTAATTCTGCCAAGAGCTACGAGGGCCTCTACAATGAGGTAGTCAACCTCTGGTAA
- a CDS encoding C39 family peptidase — translation MNNRRWRGLVPAGILLVVLSGCGATAMIPSTGSATAETAAKGSGSQMETMDPEKLLQEDVWPVLSVLEGTAETAVWLPFEAKLEVENIDQNPELPNGCEITSAAIVLNYLGFEVDKVTLAEEYLPRCVPYWEADPRVEFMGNPEDELAFYCLPEAVVTAVNDYLEDVDAGYTAVDISGSAVEELYQWVAGGYPVMVWTTRAFSEPLYNDTFLLPDGGRPYSNSHCLVLTGYDDDTCYLADPMLEVETVERERFAESYLERGQYAVVIVPTELAE, via the coding sequence ATGAACAACAGGCGGTGGAGGGGACTTGTCCCGGCGGGGATCCTGCTGGTGGTCCTGTCGGGATGCGGCGCCACGGCGATGATCCCGTCTACAGGGTCGGCCACGGCTGAGACCGCTGCAAAGGGTTCCGGCAGTCAGATGGAGACGATGGACCCGGAAAAGCTGTTGCAGGAGGATGTCTGGCCGGTGCTGTCGGTGCTGGAAGGCACGGCGGAGACAGCGGTATGGCTGCCCTTTGAGGCGAAGCTGGAAGTGGAAAACATTGACCAGAATCCGGAACTGCCCAACGGCTGTGAGATCACCTCGGCGGCCATCGTGCTGAATTACCTGGGCTTTGAGGTAGACAAGGTCACGTTGGCGGAAGAATATCTGCCCCGGTGCGTGCCCTATTGGGAGGCCGATCCCCGGGTGGAGTTCATGGGCAACCCGGAGGACGAACTGGCCTTTTACTGCCTGCCCGAAGCGGTGGTCACGGCGGTGAATGACTATCTGGAGGATGTGGATGCCGGCTACACAGCGGTGGACATCAGCGGCTCGGCGGTGGAAGAACTGTACCAGTGGGTGGCGGGCGGATACCCGGTGATGGTGTGGACCACCCGGGCCTTCAGCGAACCGCTGTACAACGACACCTTCCTGCTGCCCGACGGGGGCCGTCCCTACAGCAACTCCCACTGTCTGGTGCTGACGGGGTATGACGACGATACCTGCTATCTGGCGGACCCCATGCTGGAGGTGGAGACGGTGGAGCGGGAGCGCTTTGCCGAGAGTTACCTGGAACGCGGGCAGTACGCGGTGGTCATCGTGCCCACCGAACTGGCAGAGTAA
- a CDS encoding exonuclease domain-containing protein: protein MNLIVFDLEWNIGYQPRTFQYHGTELTMRGEIIQIGAARINDRGDVLDTFEVNLRPRIFRKLQHHIAKVTGLSQGDLDAGLPMKEGLQKFLDWAGPDAELAEWGLDDVPVLKQNLFLNGLDESWPARWYDLQRIFLKTYPRKEGEGMTLESVVDRLGIPKEEPFHNALDDALYTARVCRKLPLAEGLATYPTDEELLREALLGDDTAARDVQVFPDRLDHDDYRNAPELNRVNCPECGTPLTHDEVWLKRGNTGYYTRSTCPYCGPWYVRFKLSRRDGLHWSFGRCTDPATPEADARWNKQRAAFVERMKKKKEREQA from the coding sequence GTGAATCTGATCGTTTTTGATTTGGAATGGAACATCGGGTATCAGCCCAGGACGTTCCAGTACCATGGAACGGAATTGACCATGCGCGGCGAGATCATACAGATCGGCGCGGCGCGCATCAATGACCGCGGGGATGTGCTGGATACCTTTGAAGTGAATCTGCGGCCGCGAATTTTCCGCAAGCTGCAGCATCATATTGCCAAGGTGACCGGGCTGAGCCAAGGGGACCTGGACGCGGGCCTTCCCATGAAAGAGGGCCTGCAGAAGTTCCTGGACTGGGCAGGGCCGGATGCGGAACTGGCCGAGTGGGGACTGGACGATGTGCCGGTGCTCAAGCAGAATCTCTTCCTCAACGGGCTGGACGAGAGCTGGCCCGCGCGGTGGTATGACCTGCAGCGGATTTTCCTGAAGACCTACCCGCGCAAGGAAGGGGAGGGCATGACGCTGGAGAGCGTGGTGGATCGGCTGGGCATCCCCAAGGAGGAACCCTTCCACAACGCCCTGGACGATGCGCTGTACACGGCGCGGGTCTGCCGCAAGCTGCCGCTGGCCGAAGGCCTGGCCACCTATCCCACCGATGAGGAACTGCTGCGGGAAGCGCTGCTGGGAGATGACACCGCGGCGCGGGACGTGCAGGTATTCCCGGACCGCCTGGACCACGACGACTACCGCAACGCGCCGGAACTGAACCGGGTCAACTGCCCGGAGTGCGGCACACCGCTGACCCACGATGAGGTATGGCTCAAGCGCGGCAATACCGGGTATTACACCCGCAGCACCTGCCCGTACTGCGGACCCTGGTACGTGCGGTTCAAGCTCAGCCGGCGCGACGGCCTGCACTGGAGCTTCGGGCGCTGCACCGATCCGGCCACGCCGGAGGCGGATGCCCGCTGGAACAAACAGCGCGCCGCCTTTGTGGAGCGGATGAAGAAAAAGAAAGAGCGCGAACAGGCATAA
- the glgB gene encoding 1,4-alpha-glucan branching protein GlgB — MKQGKQTPKSSDLPIYLFRQGNNQEAYRYFGAHLCEQDGQAGAVFRVWAPHANAVAVVGDFNNWAPGDHPMQKVADGIWELFIPGIKEYDVYKYCITTAADELIYKADPYAFHTETRPSNGSKVYDIEGYPWGDDAWNKAEEKRDVINSPMSIYELQAGSWKMKDPENGVPYNYSELADQLVPYIKEMGYTHVELLPITEYPFDGSWGYQVTGYFAPTSRYGTPKDFMAFVDKLHQAGIGVILDWVPAHFPKDAYGLYMFDGAPCYEDPNPRRGEHKEWGTMVFNYGMNEVASFLMSSAMFWIEKYHVDGLRVDAVASMLYLDYNRRDGEWEQNVKGGKENLEAIAFLQKLNTAVLTRHPHKMMIAEESTAWPLVTKPAADGGLGFNFKWNMGWMNDMLSYMKTDPLFRAGNHGKVTFSFFYAFSENFVLPISHDEVVHGKCSLINKMPGDYEEKFANLRTFYGYMMAHPGKKLLFMGQEFGQFIEWDEKKQLDWMLLGYDKHRQLQSYVKDLNHFYRDTPAMWQVDYSWEGFQWIVPDDNQQSVIAFLRRDAEGKMIMIVCNFNPVLRENYEMGVPNPGSYKEILNSDDPKYGGSGVTNGTVRSKKGEMHGFEQHVSLTLPPLSTMYFQVPAARKPRAQKEEAAPAKAPAKAKKATTAKRTRTTKAKPQA; from the coding sequence TTGAAGCAAGGCAAACAGACACCCAAGAGTTCTGACTTGCCCATTTATTTGTTCCGTCAGGGCAATAATCAGGAAGCATACCGGTATTTCGGTGCGCATCTTTGCGAGCAGGACGGCCAGGCCGGCGCAGTGTTCCGTGTCTGGGCGCCCCATGCCAACGCAGTCGCGGTCGTGGGCGATTTCAACAACTGGGCGCCGGGGGACCATCCGATGCAGAAGGTGGCCGACGGCATCTGGGAGCTGTTCATTCCGGGCATCAAGGAATACGATGTCTATAAATACTGCATCACCACCGCTGCGGATGAGCTGATTTACAAGGCGGACCCCTATGCCTTCCATACCGAGACCCGGCCTTCCAACGGCAGCAAGGTCTACGATATCGAAGGGTATCCCTGGGGGGATGACGCCTGGAACAAGGCGGAGGAAAAGCGGGATGTCATCAACAGCCCGATGTCCATTTACGAGCTGCAGGCCGGCAGCTGGAAGATGAAGGATCCCGAGAACGGGGTGCCCTACAACTATTCCGAACTGGCCGACCAGCTGGTACCCTACATAAAGGAGATGGGCTACACCCATGTGGAATTGCTGCCCATCACCGAGTATCCCTTTGACGGCAGCTGGGGCTATCAGGTTACGGGCTATTTTGCGCCCACCAGCCGGTACGGCACGCCCAAGGACTTCATGGCCTTTGTGGACAAGCTGCACCAGGCGGGCATCGGCGTGATTCTGGACTGGGTCCCGGCCCACTTCCCGAAGGACGCCTACGGTCTGTACATGTTTGACGGCGCCCCCTGCTATGAGGACCCCAACCCCCGCCGCGGCGAGCACAAGGAATGGGGCACGATGGTCTTCAACTACGGCATGAACGAGGTGGCCAGCTTCCTGATGTCCAGCGCCATGTTCTGGATCGAGAAGTACCATGTGGACGGCCTGCGGGTGGATGCCGTGGCCAGCATGCTGTACCTGGACTACAACCGCCGCGACGGCGAGTGGGAGCAGAATGTGAAGGGCGGCAAGGAGAACCTGGAAGCCATCGCCTTCCTGCAGAAACTGAACACCGCCGTGCTGACCCGCCACCCCCACAAGATGATGATTGCCGAGGAATCCACGGCCTGGCCGCTGGTGACCAAACCGGCGGCGGACGGCGGCCTGGGCTTCAACTTCAAGTGGAACATGGGCTGGATGAACGACATGCTCAGCTACATGAAGACCGACCCGCTGTTCCGTGCCGGCAACCACGGCAAGGTGACCTTCAGCTTCTTCTATGCCTTCAGCGAGAATTTTGTGCTGCCCATCAGCCACGACGAGGTGGTGCACGGCAAGTGCAGCCTCATCAACAAGATGCCCGGCGATTACGAGGAAAAGTTCGCCAACTTGCGCACCTTCTATGGCTACATGATGGCCCATCCCGGCAAGAAGCTGCTCTTCATGGGGCAGGAGTTCGGCCAGTTCATCGAGTGGGACGAGAAGAAGCAGCTGGACTGGATGCTGCTGGGCTACGACAAGCACCGCCAGCTCCAGAGCTATGTGAAGGATCTGAACCACTTCTACCGCGATACGCCGGCCATGTGGCAGGTGGATTACAGCTGGGAAGGGTTCCAGTGGATCGTGCCGGATGACAACCAGCAGAGCGTCATCGCGTTCCTGCGCCGGGATGCCGAGGGCAAGATGATCATGATCGTCTGCAACTTCAACCCGGTGCTGCGGGAGAATTACGAGATGGGCGTGCCCAATCCCGGCAGCTACAAGGAGATCCTCAACTCGGATGATCCCAAGTACGGCGGTTCCGGCGTGACCAACGGCACGGTGCGCAGCAAGAAGGGCGAGATGCACGGCTTTGAGCAGCATGTCTCGCTGACGCTGCCGCCGCTGTCCACCATGTACTTCCAGGTCCCGGCGGCCCGCAAGCCCCGCGCCCAGAAGGAGGAGGCTGCGCCGGCCAAAGCGCCTGCCAAGGCCAAAAAGGCAACCACTGCCAAGCGCACCCGCACTACCAAAGCCAAACCGCAGGCCTAA
- a CDS encoding Cof-type HAD-IIB family hydrolase, with protein sequence MKYKVLALDLDGTLTNSEKIITPRTKAALQEAARRGVCIVLASGRPTVGIQPLARELELEKFGGCILSYNGGKIIDCKTGKTLVQHAFPPDLIGPVCTFSRYWNVVPLTYDAGGIVTEHADSPYVQEEARINKIPVREVPDLPAEVHYPIHKLLLTGDPVDMPHVEELMQQEFAGKLSIYRSQPFFIETMPLHVEKAASLDLLLRSKGLTAQNLMACGDGWNDLPMIRFAGLGVAMGNAQAPVKAAADCLTADNDHDGVGLAVEQYILNEEN encoded by the coding sequence ATGAAATACAAGGTATTAGCGCTGGATCTGGATGGCACACTGACCAACAGCGAGAAGATCATCACGCCGCGGACCAAGGCGGCGCTGCAGGAGGCGGCCCGGAGGGGCGTCTGCATTGTGCTGGCCAGCGGACGGCCGACGGTGGGCATCCAGCCGCTGGCGCGGGAGCTGGAGCTGGAAAAGTTCGGCGGCTGTATCCTGAGCTACAACGGCGGCAAGATCATCGACTGCAAGACCGGGAAAACGCTGGTGCAGCATGCCTTTCCGCCCGATCTGATCGGGCCGGTTTGCACTTTCAGCCGGTACTGGAATGTGGTGCCTCTGACCTATGACGCCGGCGGCATCGTGACGGAACACGCAGACAGCCCCTATGTGCAGGAGGAAGCGCGCATCAACAAGATCCCGGTGCGGGAAGTGCCGGATCTGCCCGCCGAGGTGCACTATCCCATCCACAAACTGCTGCTGACCGGCGACCCCGTGGACATGCCCCACGTGGAGGAACTGATGCAGCAGGAGTTTGCCGGCAAGCTGTCCATCTATCGGTCCCAGCCCTTTTTCATCGAGACGATGCCGCTGCATGTGGAGAAGGCGGCGTCTCTGGATTTGCTGCTGCGCAGTAAAGGACTGACGGCCCAGAACCTGATGGCCTGCGGTGATGGCTGGAACGATCTGCCGATGATCCGCTTTGCGGGCCTGGGGGTGGCCATGGGCAATGCCCAGGCGCCGGTGAAGGCTGCGGCGGACTGCCTGACAGCGGACAACGACCACGACGGCGTGGGGCTGGCCGTGGAACAGTATATTTTGAACGAGGAGAACTGA
- a CDS encoding DegV family protein — translation MAWMIVSDSSCEIRGLQHPAPGVQFALVPFKIRIGEREYVDLPTLNVPQMLQAMTDYNGASTSACPSPEEWAEYFLQADKVIALTISSSLSGSYNAALSAREMVLEEHPEKQIFILDTLSCAGALGDAAELANKLIGEGLGFEDVCFALKKFAATTHILFALASFDNLAKNGRVNRVVGFIAGRLNMRVLGRRTHDGKIDFFFKTRGENRVLARILEQMDEDKFDGIHPVLISQCNNMNAAKLLEHGIHTKWPEATVRILPCSGLCSFYAQDQGLIITY, via the coding sequence ATGGCGTGGATGATCGTATCCGACAGTTCCTGTGAGATCCGGGGACTGCAGCATCCGGCCCCCGGGGTGCAGTTTGCCCTGGTTCCCTTCAAGATCCGGATCGGGGAACGGGAGTATGTGGACCTGCCAACGCTGAACGTACCGCAGATGCTGCAGGCCATGACCGATTACAACGGGGCCAGTACCAGCGCCTGCCCCAGCCCCGAGGAGTGGGCCGAATACTTCCTCCAGGCGGACAAAGTCATTGCGCTGACCATCAGCAGCAGCCTTTCGGGCAGCTACAACGCGGCGCTTTCCGCCCGGGAGATGGTCCTGGAGGAACACCCCGAAAAGCAGATCTTCATTCTGGACACCCTGAGCTGTGCCGGTGCGCTGGGCGATGCCGCCGAGCTGGCCAACAAACTGATCGGCGAGGGACTTGGCTTTGAGGATGTCTGCTTTGCCCTGAAGAAATTTGCCGCCACCACCCACATCCTGTTCGCACTGGCCAGCTTTGACAACCTTGCCAAAAACGGGCGCGTCAACCGGGTGGTGGGCTTCATCGCCGGGCGGCTGAACATGCGCGTTCTGGGCCGCCGCACCCATGACGGCAAGATTGACTTCTTCTTCAAAACCCGCGGTGAGAACCGGGTGCTGGCCCGGATTCTGGAGCAGATGGACGAGGACAAGTTCGACGGCATCCATCCGGTGCTCATCAGCCAGTGCAACAATATGAACGCCGCCAAACTGCTGGAACACGGCATTCACACCAAGTGGCCGGAGGCCACGGTGCGGATCCTGCCCTGCTCCGGCCTGTGCAGCTTCTATGCCCAGGATCAGGGCCTCATCATTACCTATTGA
- the glgD gene encoding glucose-1-phosphate adenylyltransferase subunit GlgD, which produces MVNSNINALGVVFANTYDNLVPELVAERTMASIPFGGRYRLIDFTLSSMANAGIDNVSIIVRKNYHSLMDHLGAGREWDLTRKRGGLNIVPPFAERSVKMYSGRVDAIESILSWLEAQKERYVILSDSYIAVNFDFGKLVEEHVASGADVTMVYNRAPIPEGARSDNYTIRVDDDGRVAEILSNDYRLGEQNLSMNMYVIERESLIHLIHDASVRGLVYFERDILARNLKLLNVHAFEFKGYVARISDMKSYFDENMRLLEPGSMEALFGGAPIYTKIRDDNPTRYLEGSTVKNSLLADGCVIEGTVENCVLFRGCQVKKGAVVRNCVLMQDTVVEPDSVVEYVVTDKNVHITEGKKLTGTDTFPVFIAKNHSV; this is translated from the coding sequence ATGGTAAACAGCAACATCAACGCTCTCGGCGTCGTTTTCGCCAACACCTATGATAATCTTGTTCCCGAACTGGTGGCGGAGCGCACGATGGCCTCCATTCCGTTCGGCGGCCGTTATCGTCTGATCGACTTCACGCTGTCCAGCATGGCCAACGCCGGCATCGACAACGTATCGATCATTGTCCGTAAGAACTACCACTCCCTGATGGACCACCTGGGCGCCGGCCGTGAATGGGACCTGACCCGCAAGCGCGGCGGTCTGAACATTGTGCCTCCCTTTGCCGAGCGCAGCGTCAAGATGTACTCCGGCCGTGTGGACGCCATCGAGAGCATCCTCTCCTGGCTGGAAGCCCAGAAGGAGCGGTATGTGATCCTGTCGGATTCCTACATTGCCGTCAACTTTGACTTCGGCAAGCTGGTCGAAGAGCATGTGGCCAGCGGCGCCGATGTGACGATGGTCTACAACCGTGCCCCCATCCCCGAGGGTGCCCGCAGCGACAACTACACCATCCGGGTGGACGATGACGGCCGCGTGGCCGAGATCCTGTCCAATGACTACCGTCTGGGTGAGCAGAACCTGTCGATGAACATGTATGTCATCGAGCGGGAGAGCCTGATCCACCTGATCCATGACGCGTCGGTCCGGGGCCTTGTCTACTTTGAGCGGGATATCCTGGCGCGAAACCTCAAGCTGCTCAACGTCCATGCCTTTGAGTTCAAGGGCTATGTGGCGCGCATCTCGGATATGAAGAGCTACTTCGACGAGAATATGCGGCTGCTGGAGCCCGGCAGCATGGAAGCGCTGTTCGGCGGTGCCCCCATCTACACCAAGATTCGTGACGATAACCCCACGCGGTACCTGGAAGGCAGCACGGTGAAGAACAGCCTGCTGGCCGACGGCTGCGTCATTGAAGGCACCGTGGAGAACTGCGTGCTGTTCCGTGGCTGCCAGGTCAAGAAGGGCGCCGTGGTCAGAAACTGCGTGCTGATGCAGGATACCGTGGTGGAGCCGGACAGTGTGGTGGAATATGTGGTCACCGACAAGAACGTGCACATCACCGAGGGCAAGAAGCTGACCGGTACCGATACCTTCCCGGTCTTCATTGCCAAGAACCACAGCGTATAA
- a CDS encoding glucose-1-phosphate adenylyltransferase, whose amino-acid sequence MAKEMIAMILAGGQGSRLYALTQKLAKPAVPFGGKYRIIDFPLSNCVNSDIDTVGILTQYQPLVLNEYIGNGQPWDLDRLHGGVHVLPPYQQASGSDWYKGTANAIYQNISFIDRYDPKYVIILSGDQICKQDYSDFLRFHKEKDAEFSVAVMEVPWSEASRFGLMVTDENDKINEFQEKPKNPKSNLASMGIYIFNWDILKKYLTEDEADPNSENDFGKNVIPNLLRDGRRMYAYHFSGYWKDVGTISSLWQANMEVLDPSHSGINLFDENWKIYSRNSGKPCQRIGNDATIVNSMISEGCRVDGTVNNSILFPGVVVEKGATVEAAVVMGGTVIKAGASVKHCIVAENVTIEEGATVGAMPEGGLNIAEPGDVATVGSDVVIGKGATVGPKAMVSSDVKDGEEQW is encoded by the coding sequence ATGGCAAAAGAAATGATCGCAATGATCCTGGCCGGCGGCCAGGGATCGCGCCTGTATGCGCTGACCCAAAAGCTCGCCAAGCCTGCAGTTCCGTTTGGCGGAAAGTATCGTATCATCGACTTCCCGCTGTCCAACTGCGTCAACTCCGACATTGATACGGTGGGCATCCTGACCCAGTATCAGCCGCTGGTCCTGAACGAGTACATCGGCAACGGCCAGCCGTGGGACCTGGACCGCCTGCATGGCGGCGTCCATGTGCTGCCGCCCTACCAGCAGGCCTCCGGCTCCGACTGGTACAAGGGCACGGCCAACGCGATCTATCAGAATATTTCCTTCATCGACCGGTATGATCCCAAGTATGTGATCATCCTGTCCGGTGACCAGATCTGCAAACAGGATTACTCCGACTTCCTGCGCTTCCACAAGGAGAAGGACGCCGAGTTCTCGGTGGCCGTCATGGAAGTGCCCTGGAGCGAGGCTTCCCGCTTCGGCCTGATGGTTACCGACGAGAACGACAAGATCAACGAGTTCCAGGAGAAGCCGAAGAACCCGAAGTCCAACCTGGCTTCCATGGGCATCTACATCTTCAACTGGGACATCCTGAAGAAGTACCTCACCGAGGACGAAGCCGATCCCAACTCCGAGAACGACTTCGGCAAGAACGTCATCCCCAACCTGCTGCGTGACGGCCGCCGTATGTACGCCTATCACTTCAGCGGCTACTGGAAGGACGTGGGCACCATCTCCAGCCTGTGGCAGGCCAACATGGAGGTGCTGGACCCCAGCCACTCCGGCATCAACCTGTTTGATGAAAACTGGAAGATCTACTCCCGTAACTCGGGCAAACCCTGCCAGCGCATCGGCAACGACGCGACCATCGTGAACTCGATGATCTCGGAAGGCTGCCGCGTGGACGGTACGGTCAACAACTCCATCCTGTTCCCCGGCGTCGTCGTGGAAAAGGGCGCCACGGTGGAAGCTGCCGTGGTGATGGGCGGTACCGTGATCAAGGCGGGCGCCAGCGTCAAGCACTGCATCGTGGCGGAAAATGTCACGATCGAGGAGGGCGCTACTGTGGGCGCCATGCCCGAGGGAGGCCTGAACATCGCCGAACCCGGTGATGTCGCCACCGTCGGCTCCGATGTGGTCATCGGCAAGGGCGCGACGGTCGGCCCCAAAGCAATGGTCTCCAGCGATGTAAAGGATGGTGAGGAACAATGGTAA